In Candidatus Eremiobacteraceae bacterium, a single window of DNA contains:
- a CDS encoding SDR family oxidoreductase, with amino-acid sequence MDLGIRNRVALVTGASSGLGEAVALALAAEGVRLAIAARRRDALDRVAANAKSRGAADAKAFEVDLADAASVDALIAAVQQAYGAPEILIANGGGPKPGAVEGLSLDDWDNAYRLVLRSMLQLVHACVGPMKARGWGRIVALTSSSVKQPIANLALSNSLRVALVAALKTLSAEVARHGITVNSIATGRVLTDRLRRLNGDDAAIAAAASTEIPIGRVATPEEFAPLVAFLCGAPASYVTGQTIAVDGGLIRGLL; translated from the coding sequence GTCACTGGCGCGAGCTCGGGGTTGGGAGAGGCCGTCGCCCTCGCACTTGCAGCCGAGGGCGTGCGGCTTGCGATCGCCGCGCGGCGGCGTGACGCGCTCGACCGTGTCGCCGCAAACGCGAAATCGCGCGGCGCCGCCGATGCCAAGGCGTTCGAGGTGGACCTGGCCGACGCGGCCTCCGTCGATGCGCTTATCGCAGCGGTGCAGCAGGCTTACGGCGCGCCCGAGATTCTCATAGCAAATGGCGGCGGCCCAAAGCCCGGCGCGGTCGAAGGTCTTTCGCTGGACGATTGGGATAACGCGTATCGACTTGTCTTGCGCAGCATGCTGCAGCTCGTCCACGCATGCGTCGGCCCGATGAAGGCGCGCGGCTGGGGCCGTATCGTCGCGCTGACATCAAGCTCGGTCAAACAGCCGATCGCAAACCTGGCGCTCTCGAACTCGCTCCGCGTCGCGTTGGTGGCCGCACTCAAGACTCTGTCGGCCGAGGTCGCCCGGCACGGCATCACGGTCAATTCCATCGCGACGGGCCGCGTGCTCACCGACCGCTTGCGGCGACTGAACGGCGACGACGCGGCGATTGCGGCAGCCGCCAGCACCGAAATCCCTATCGGCCGCGTCGCCACGCCGGAAGAGTTCGCCCCGCTCGTCGCATTTCTGTGCGGTGCTCCTGCGAGCTATGTCACCGGTCAAACGATAGCGGTAGACGGCGGGCTGATCCGCGGACTACTCTAA
- a CDS encoding divalent metal cation transporter produces the protein MAASTAREEELRAQDRRLVRLARAAGKPLLVLLLLVGPGILVMLGENDGPSMLSYATTGASYGVGFFVPFICLTFVMAFVVQEMTVRLGIATQRGHAELIFERFGPFWGYFAMLDLFIGNALTLVTEFIAIRAGAAYFGIPALVAVPIGFVIVIAALAARRYFTWERAVLMLSAANLLFIPAALMAHPDVVGIVRALGTWGPLPGGVNAAFIVLVLANVGATVTPWMIFFQQSAVVDKGLTVKDLPQGRADTAIGSTLAVCAAIATLIAATPLFTHHVDVASYSGGADFATALRPYIGSAGAALFSLGIIEAGLVAAMTISTSSAYAFGEVLRRGHSLNLDFASGRPFYLSAIISAVVAAALVLIPGAPLLAMTLTVNVIATLLMAPALLFLLLLANDREIMGGLANRWRSNLAGGIIVIVIAAMGATYGLIVIFPNLVAR, from the coding sequence ATGGCGGCGTCGACGGCGCGCGAAGAAGAACTGCGGGCGCAAGATCGCCGCCTGGTCCGCCTCGCACGCGCCGCCGGCAAACCACTTCTCGTCCTCCTGCTCCTCGTCGGACCCGGCATATTGGTCATGCTCGGCGAAAACGACGGCCCGAGCATGCTTTCGTATGCGACGACGGGAGCGTCGTACGGGGTTGGATTCTTCGTCCCTTTCATCTGCCTCACGTTCGTCATGGCGTTCGTCGTACAGGAGATGACCGTCCGGCTCGGCATCGCCACACAGCGCGGGCACGCCGAGTTGATCTTCGAGCGCTTCGGCCCGTTCTGGGGCTATTTTGCGATGCTGGATCTGTTCATCGGCAACGCGCTCACGCTCGTGACGGAATTCATCGCGATTCGAGCCGGCGCAGCCTATTTTGGGATTCCGGCGCTGGTCGCGGTGCCGATCGGATTCGTGATCGTGATCGCCGCTCTCGCCGCGCGGCGCTACTTCACATGGGAGCGCGCGGTCCTCATGCTGAGCGCGGCGAACCTGCTCTTCATCCCCGCCGCTTTGATGGCCCATCCGGACGTTGTGGGAATAGTGCGGGCGCTCGGAACCTGGGGGCCGCTGCCCGGCGGAGTCAACGCGGCCTTTATCGTGCTCGTGCTCGCGAACGTCGGCGCCACGGTCACTCCATGGATGATCTTCTTTCAGCAGAGCGCTGTGGTGGATAAGGGACTGACCGTTAAAGACCTGCCGCAAGGCCGGGCAGATACCGCGATCGGTTCTACCCTCGCGGTGTGCGCCGCGATCGCGACGCTTATCGCGGCGACGCCGCTCTTCACGCATCACGTTGACGTCGCAAGCTATTCCGGCGGCGCCGACTTCGCGACAGCCTTACGACCGTATATCGGCTCCGCTGGCGCGGCGCTCTTCTCGCTTGGCATCATCGAAGCGGGGCTCGTCGCCGCCATGACGATTTCGACAAGCTCGGCATACGCATTCGGTGAAGTGCTGCGGCGTGGGCATAGTCTGAATCTCGACTTTGCGAGCGGCAGGCCGTTCTATCTGTCGGCGATCATCTCCGCGGTGGTAGCGGCGGCGCTCGTCCTGATCCCCGGCGCGCCGCTCCTTGCGATGACACTTACCGTCAACGTGATCGCGACGCTGCTCATGGCGCCGGCGCTGCTTTTCTTGCTGCTGCTTGCGAACGACCGTGAGATCATGGGAGGTCTCGCAAACCGCTGGCGCAGCAACCTCGCAGGCGGCATCATCGTGATCGTGATCGCGGCGATGGGAGCGACCTACGGTCTCATAGTCATCTTCCCGAATCTGGTGGCGAGATGA
- a CDS encoding metal-dependent transcriptional regulator, which translates to MVNKQADRSRDRAREDYLKAIYQLSDGSAVKAAELARHLRVSRASVSKIRRVLEHDGLIGRARRRADALTLTRRGLGLAVRVVRRHRLVETFLYRSLGVPLERLHRAAEKLEHSISDDVARRLSEFLGNPKRDPHGHPIPGTGSEKRERREQSLAMVAPGSKIIVISLDDGDEKVVRRLDALGVLPGMRATVVSSRAGITLRVGNEDIIVSPVAAGRVRCVVR; encoded by the coding sequence ATGGTTAACAAACAGGCCGACCGTTCCCGCGATCGAGCGCGCGAAGATTACCTAAAGGCGATCTACCAACTCAGCGACGGCAGCGCCGTGAAAGCCGCCGAGCTCGCGCGGCATCTGCGCGTCTCCCGTGCATCGGTCAGCAAGATACGTCGCGTCTTGGAACACGACGGGCTTATCGGCCGCGCGCGCCGGCGCGCGGACGCGCTCACGCTCACGCGCCGAGGTCTGGGTCTTGCGGTCCGCGTTGTCCGCCGCCATCGGTTGGTTGAGACGTTTCTGTATCGCTCACTTGGTGTTCCGCTCGAACGACTGCATCGCGCTGCAGAGAAACTCGAACATTCGATCTCCGATGACGTCGCCCGCCGCCTCTCGGAATTCTTGGGCAATCCGAAGCGCGATCCGCACGGTCACCCGATTCCTGGAACGGGCAGCGAGAAACGCGAGCGGCGCGAACAATCTCTCGCCATGGTTGCGCCCGGTTCCAAGATCATCGTCATCAGTCTTGACGACGGCGACGAGAAGGTCGTCCGAAGGTTAGATGCGCTCGGCGTGCTCCCCGGGATGCGCGCTACCGTCGTAAGCAGCCGCGCCGGTATCACGTTGCGCGTTGGGAACGAAGACATCATCGTTTCACCGGTCGCAGCCGGACGAGTCCGCTGCGTGGTTCGCTGA